The following coding sequences are from one Salvia hispanica cultivar TCC Black 2014 chromosome 3, UniMelb_Shisp_WGS_1.0, whole genome shotgun sequence window:
- the LOC125214014 gene encoding uncharacterized protein LOC125214014: MAISATMFGALLGMGTQMYSNALRKLPYMRHPWEHVLGMGLGALFVNQLIKFDAKAQEDLDKLLIKAKQANERRYFDDDEE; encoded by the exons ATGGCAATCAGCGCGACTATGTTCGGGGCACTACTGGGAATGGGGACCCAGATGTACTCTAATGCTCTCCGCAAGCTTCCTTACATGCGTC ATCCGTGGGAACATGTGCTGGGGATGGGTTTGGGGGCTCTATTTGTTAACCAATTGATCAAGTTCGATGCAAAGGCTCAGGAGGATCTTGACAAATTACTCATCAAGGCCAAACAAGCCAACGAACGTCGCTACTTTG atgatgatgaagaataA